One Sodalis praecaptivus DNA segment encodes these proteins:
- the iscR gene encoding Fe-S cluster assembly transcriptional regulator IscR — MRLTSKGRYAVTAMLDVALHSGKGPVPLAEISERQGISLSYLEQLFSRLRKHELVASVRGPGGGYLLGRDSDQIAVGAIITAVDESVDATRCQGKEGCQGGDRCLTHTLWRDLSVRISEFLNNITLAELVSNEEILDVADRQDNDTRRPIANGRPQETINVNLRA, encoded by the coding sequence ATGAGACTGACTTCCAAAGGCCGCTACGCGGTTACCGCCATGCTTGATGTCGCCCTGCACTCCGGCAAGGGTCCCGTGCCGCTCGCCGAGATTTCCGAGCGCCAAGGCATTTCCCTTTCCTATTTGGAGCAGCTCTTCTCCCGCCTGCGCAAGCATGAGCTGGTGGCGAGCGTCCGAGGGCCGGGTGGAGGTTATTTGCTGGGTCGCGACTCTGATCAGATTGCCGTCGGCGCGATTATCACCGCCGTGGATGAGTCGGTGGACGCCACCCGCTGCCAGGGTAAAGAGGGCTGTCAAGGCGGCGATCGTTGCCTGACCCATACCCTTTGGCGCGACCTTAGCGTACGCATTAGCGAGTTTCTTAACAACATCACACTGGCCGAGCTGGTCAGTAATGAAGAGATTCTCGATGTCGCCGATCGTCAAGATAATGATACGCGCCGTCCGATCGCCAACGGTCGACCGCAGGAAACGATTAACGTCAACCTGCGCGCTTGA